In Candidatus Promineifilum breve, one genomic interval encodes:
- the tgt gene encoding tRNA guanosine(34) transglycosylase Tgt, producing the protein MSFEFTLLAQDGAARLGRFDTPHGPLETPVFAPVGTAATVKAMRPRDLVELGASLVLANTYHLYLRPGDELIRDLGGLHRFMGWDGPILTDSGGFQVFSLSDARRIDDDGVTFKSHLDGSSHRFTPEKSIAVQENLGADVIMVFDECPPPNDYDYVRQSLGRTHAWAARCLAAKTRADQALFGIVQGGIFRDLREASARFLLDLDLPGYAIGGLAVGETKPEMHAVLEWLHPLLPADKPRYLMGVGAPEDLVNGVLRGIDIFDCVLPTRIARNGAALLLGGRINLRNAQYAADPLPIDPACTCYACAHFSRAYIRHLVKADEILASILLTTHNLHFLLHLMDDLRKAIRKGTLAEYADEFLSHYPVGGAGEQERTDH; encoded by the coding sequence ATGTCTTTTGAATTCACCCTCCTGGCCCAGGACGGCGCCGCCCGCCTCGGCCGCTTCGATACCCCCCACGGCCCGCTGGAGACCCCCGTCTTCGCCCCGGTCGGCACGGCGGCCACGGTCAAGGCTATGCGCCCCCGCGACCTCGTGGAGCTGGGCGCGTCACTGGTGCTGGCTAATACCTACCACCTCTACCTGCGGCCGGGCGACGAACTGATCCGCGACCTGGGCGGCCTGCACCGCTTCATGGGCTGGGACGGCCCCATCCTGACCGACAGCGGCGGCTTCCAGGTCTTCAGCCTCAGCGATGCCCGCCGCATCGACGATGACGGCGTGACCTTCAAGTCCCACCTCGACGGCTCCAGCCACCGCTTCACGCCTGAGAAGTCCATCGCCGTCCAGGAAAACCTGGGGGCCGACGTGATCATGGTCTTCGACGAGTGCCCGCCGCCCAATGACTACGACTACGTGCGCCAATCGCTCGGCCGCACCCATGCCTGGGCCGCGCGCTGCCTGGCGGCCAAAACGCGCGCCGACCAGGCTCTCTTCGGCATTGTCCAGGGCGGCATCTTCCGCGACCTGCGCGAGGCGAGCGCCCGCTTCCTGCTCGACCTCGACCTGCCCGGCTATGCCATCGGCGGGCTGGCCGTGGGCGAGACGAAGCCGGAGATGCACGCCGTGCTCGAATGGCTCCACCCGCTATTGCCGGCCGACAAGCCGCGCTACCTGATGGGCGTCGGCGCGCCGGAAGATCTGGTCAACGGCGTGCTGCGCGGCATCGACATCTTTGATTGCGTGCTGCCGACGCGCATCGCCCGCAATGGCGCGGCGCTCCTGCTCGGCGGGCGCATCAATCTGCGCAACGCCCAATACGCCGCCGACCCGCTGCCCATCGACCCGGCCTGTACCTGCTACGCCTGCGCCCATTTCAGCCGGGCCTACATCCGCCATCTGGTGAAGGCCGACGAAATCCTGGCTTCCATCCTGCTGACCACCCACAACCTCCACTTCCTGCTGCACCTCATGGACGATTTGCGCAAGGCGATTCGCAAGGGAACGCTGGCAGAGTATGCGGATGAGTTTCTCAGTCATTACCCGGTGGGGGGAGCAGGGGAGCAAGAGCGTACTGACCACTGA
- a CDS encoding undecaprenyl-diphosphate phosphatase: MSLLEAIIIGIIQGATEFLPISSDGHLVLIPAIFGLSQPDLVLIGLVHAGTLVAILSYFARDLWAIGRAWLAGLVRRDPWSDPNSRLGWFMLLGSIPAAIVGLALKDFFEQQFQSPTVAAAGLLVTAVFLVVGERLLRGTKTLERLTAVDTLIIGAFQVLALLPGVSRSGSTIAAGLWRGLDRPTAARFSFLVGLPAIAGVSLLSIIDIFTAQGSLPNGHYLAAFLAAAVVGYLCIAFLLSWVKRHSLYPFAIYCAVVGLLYLLFTLVL, translated from the coding sequence ATGTCTCTATTAGAAGCGATCATCATCGGCATTATTCAGGGCGCGACCGAGTTCCTGCCCATCTCCAGCGACGGCCATCTGGTGCTCATCCCGGCCATCTTCGGCCTCAGCCAGCCCGACCTGGTGCTCATCGGCCTCGTCCATGCTGGGACGCTGGTCGCCATCCTCAGCTACTTCGCTCGCGACCTGTGGGCCATCGGCCGCGCCTGGCTGGCCGGCCTCGTTCGCCGCGACCCGTGGAGCGACCCGAACTCGCGCCTCGGCTGGTTCATGCTCCTCGGTTCCATTCCGGCGGCCATCGTCGGCCTGGCCCTCAAGGATTTCTTCGAGCAGCAATTCCAGTCGCCGACCGTGGCCGCCGCCGGGCTGCTGGTGACGGCCGTCTTCCTGGTTGTCGGCGAGCGCTTGTTGCGCGGCACGAAGACCCTTGAGCGCCTGACGGCCGTCGATACCCTCATCATCGGCGCGTTCCAGGTGCTGGCCCTGTTGCCCGGCGTCTCCCGCAGCGGCTCGACCATCGCCGCCGGCCTGTGGCGCGGGCTGGATCGGCCGACGGCGGCCCGCTTCAGCTTCCTCGTCGGCCTGCCGGCCATCGCCGGGGTGAGTCTGCTGTCGATCATCGACATCTTCACCGCCCAGGGATCGCTGCCCAACGGCCACTATCTGGCCGCCTTCCTGGCCGCGGCCGTCGTCGGTTATCTGTGCATCGCCTTCCTGCTGTCGTGGGTCAAGCGCCACAGCCTCTACCCGTTCGCCATCTACTGCGCCGTTGTCGGGCTGCTCTATTTGCTGTTTACGCTGGTTCTGTAG
- a CDS encoding sensor histidine kinase: MHHHRRRSTGQPHDGPPDGHGPEWPAEDWHKRRRFFMRRFAGVFVFAVLSAILLLVGLIMLAVRFSGSSIGTAELTLIAACVAVPFLFGILMVGGFAFSRLGSPLADLMAAADAVAAGDLSARVPERGRGNMARLAARFNRMTAELERAEQTRRNLTADVAHELRTPLHILQGNLEGVLDGVYQPSDDHIAAMLDETRLLARLVDELQTLSLAEAGELPLHRRALPAADLLADVAARFAPAAADTGVALEVIDAGAALAVTVDPDRLDQALSNLVGNALRHTPAGGRVTLSAQKAPSGVEIIVSDSGAGIDPADLPFIFDRFWRGDRARTRGSGAGLGLPIARRLVEAHGGRIIANSAPGVGTTMTVWLPATEPA, from the coding sequence ATGCATCACCATCGTCGCCGATCAACCGGGCAGCCCCACGACGGCCCGCCTGACGGCCACGGGCCGGAGTGGCCGGCCGAGGATTGGCACAAGCGACGCCGCTTCTTCATGCGCCGCTTCGCCGGGGTGTTCGTTTTCGCCGTCCTATCCGCTATCCTGTTATTGGTGGGGCTGATAATGTTGGCCGTGCGCTTTTCCGGCAGCTCCATCGGCACGGCCGAATTGACGCTGATCGCCGCCTGTGTGGCCGTGCCCTTTCTCTTCGGCATCTTAATGGTGGGCGGGTTTGCGTTCAGCCGCCTAGGGTCGCCATTGGCCGATCTGATGGCCGCGGCCGATGCCGTGGCCGCCGGCGATCTGTCGGCCCGCGTGCCGGAGCGCGGCCGGGGCAACATGGCCCGCCTGGCCGCGCGCTTCAACCGCATGACCGCCGAACTGGAGCGGGCCGAACAGACGCGCCGCAACCTGACGGCCGACGTGGCCCACGAACTGCGCACGCCGCTCCACATCCTGCAGGGCAATCTGGAGGGCGTGCTCGATGGCGTCTACCAGCCGAGCGACGACCACATCGCCGCCATGCTCGATGAGACGCGGCTGCTGGCCCGGCTGGTGGACGAATTGCAAACGCTGTCGCTGGCCGAGGCGGGGGAGTTGCCGCTGCACCGGCGCGCGCTGCCGGCGGCCGACCTGTTGGCCGACGTGGCCGCCCGCTTCGCCCCGGCGGCGGCCGACACGGGCGTCGCCCTGGAAGTGATCGACGCCGGGGCCGCGCTGGCCGTCACGGTCGATCCCGATCGGCTTGATCAGGCGCTGTCGAATCTGGTGGGCAACGCGCTGCGCCACACGCCGGCCGGCGGCCGGGTGACGCTGAGCGCCCAGAAAGCCCCCAGCGGCGTCGAGATCATCGTGAGCGACAGCGGGGCGGGCATTGACCCGGCCGATTTGCCGTTCATCTTCGACCGCTTTTGGCGCGGCGACCGGGCGCGGACGCGCGGCAGTGGCGCGGGGCTGGGGCTGCCCATCGCCCGGCGGCTGGTGGAGGCCCACGGCGGGCGCATCATCGCCAACAGCGCGCCAGGCGTGGGCACGACGATGACGGTCTGGTTGCCGGCTACAGAACCAGCGTAA
- a CDS encoding response regulator transcription factor: protein MSALILIIEDEPKIAKLARDYLEKYGYRTLVAHDGLGGLAAARREAPDLVLLDVLLPGLDGREVCRRLRAESAVPIIMLTALAEESDQIVGLELGADDYIVKPFSPAVLVARVRAALRRARGEAGGAVMVRVGELTIDTRAYAVTLGGQPVHLTPNEFKLLVALAQHPGQTLSREQLLDELHGATLGGVDRSVDSHVKNLRRKLERNATALPRIETVYGVGYRLVASE from the coding sequence ATGTCCGCCCTCATTCTGATCATCGAAGACGAGCCGAAGATCGCCAAGCTGGCCCGCGACTACCTGGAGAAGTACGGCTACCGGACGCTGGTGGCCCACGACGGCCTGGGTGGGTTGGCGGCGGCGCGGCGCGAAGCGCCTGACCTGGTGTTGCTCGACGTGCTGCTGCCGGGGCTGGACGGCCGCGAGGTCTGCCGCCGGTTGCGGGCCGAGTCGGCCGTGCCCATCATCATGCTCACCGCGCTGGCCGAGGAGAGCGACCAGATCGTCGGCCTGGAGTTGGGAGCCGACGACTACATCGTCAAGCCCTTTTCGCCGGCGGTGTTGGTGGCGCGGGTGCGGGCCGCGCTGCGACGGGCGCGGGGCGAGGCGGGAGGCGCGGTCATGGTGCGCGTGGGCGAGTTGACCATCGATACGAGGGCCTACGCCGTGACCCTGGGCGGCCAACCCGTCCACCTGACGCCCAACGAGTTCAAACTGCTGGTCGCCCTGGCCCAGCATCCCGGGCAGACGCTGAGCCGGGAGCAATTGCTGGATGAACTCCACGGCGCAACCCTCGGCGGCGTCGACCGCAGCGTCGATTCGCACGTCAAAAATCTGCGCCGCAAGCTGGAGCGCAATGCCACGGCGCTGCCCCGCATCGAGACGGTCTATGGCGTGGGCTATCGCCTCGTGGCGTCGGAGTAA
- a CDS encoding BTAD domain-containing putative transcriptional regulator, giving the protein MGRLILSLLGPMWVTRDSRAVTGFEFDKVRALLVYLALGADRPHRREMLAGLLWPELPEKIARDNLRNALATLRRAIGDADTDPPYLVITREAVQFSAASDHTLDVVEITRRLDLAGRHRHRNPDTCRICAAWRREAADLYRGPLLAQFSLPDSAEFEYWLLNEREQLHRVVMDAFRRLAGYHLLRGDYDAARFFAGRQLAYEPWNEGAHRQAMLALARKGDRGAALRQYQACVRALDEELGVKPEAETALLFERIRDGALSWERAANPLAAPATPLIGRERDLLSLGRQLLDPDVRLITISGPGGIGKTSLAREASRQFGPDFAGGAVFVSLVTAARPDDIFPAIAAAVGLKLDPSSLPLKQLGDHLKSREMLLVLDNFEHLTSGASRLLELLAAAPRLVLLVTSRERLNLSIEWLHELQGLDFPAENSIAPLTEFTALQLFARRVRQERRDFALVSAEALAAADICRLVQGMPLAIELAAAAAGVRSTAEIARQLHAGLDAPAVEWADLPPRHRSFQALIDWSYDLLSPVEQRLLRRLAVFAGGFTLEAAEAICDLEGEGNTPAALTQLVHKSLVVAERAPGQEARYDLHGLIRQYGLAKLVEEGAAARMRRRHGAFFCRLGEEAEPRLFGGEQMAWLDRLDTEYDNLRATLDWSLTDRTADVAIGLRLAAALTYYWEIRGLGLEGGRRLESALARIEDAAVPLQALVYLRAGNFWIGWENEKVALCARKSLALFRQLGDEKGIAWAIRLQANLIYDGRDFDQAFPIFEESQKLAGALADRALITWNYHHMGWIALARADNLAAVNLGDRGLAVAQETGDGRAQASLLFLLGEWANRQGEFARAEALYAQALAIARNLKDSLIAARLLNQMGEAARRQKKYIQAEVCYLECLAILRDTHGWDTLAVPLTNLGHVAVRWGDAGRAASYFRESIDSDREVSTWNIWGMGLVAAAQGRPTQAAQLYAVVDKLVAADIKNIIYQEDRAEFRQDVDAVRAQLGEARFAAAWAEGRLMSPEEAIAYAVEE; this is encoded by the coding sequence ATGGGACGGTTAATTCTCTCGTTGCTGGGGCCGATGTGGGTCACACGCGATTCCCGCGCGGTGACCGGCTTCGAGTTCGACAAGGTGCGCGCCCTGCTGGTCTATCTGGCGCTGGGGGCTGACCGGCCGCACCGCCGCGAGATGTTGGCCGGGCTGCTCTGGCCGGAGCTGCCGGAGAAGATCGCGCGCGACAATTTGCGCAACGCGCTGGCTACCTTGCGCCGGGCCATTGGCGATGCCGACACCGACCCGCCCTACCTGGTGATCACCCGCGAAGCTGTCCAGTTCAGCGCCGCCAGCGACCACACGCTGGATGTGGTTGAGATTACGCGCCGGCTTGACCTGGCCGGCCGCCACCGGCATCGCAATCCCGATACGTGCCGGATCTGCGCCGCCTGGCGACGCGAGGCGGCCGATCTGTATCGCGGCCCGCTCCTGGCCCAGTTCTCCCTGCCCGACAGCGCCGAGTTTGAATATTGGCTGCTGAACGAGCGGGAGCAATTGCACCGGGTCGTGATGGACGCTTTCCGGCGGCTGGCCGGCTATCACCTGCTGCGCGGCGATTACGACGCGGCGCGCTTTTTCGCCGGGCGGCAACTGGCCTACGAACCCTGGAATGAAGGCGCGCACCGGCAGGCGATGCTGGCCCTGGCTCGCAAAGGCGACCGCGGCGCGGCCCTCAGGCAGTATCAGGCCTGTGTCCGGGCGCTGGACGAGGAACTGGGCGTGAAGCCGGAGGCGGAAACCGCCCTGCTGTTTGAGCGGATTCGTGACGGCGCTTTGTCGTGGGAACGCGCCGCCAATCCCCTGGCCGCGCCGGCCACACCGCTGATCGGCCGCGAGCGCGATCTGCTGTCGCTGGGCCGTCAATTGCTCGATCCCGACGTACGCTTGATCACGATCAGCGGGCCGGGCGGGATCGGCAAGACGAGCCTGGCGCGGGAAGCGAGCCGGCAGTTCGGCCCCGACTTTGCCGGCGGGGCGGTCTTCGTCTCGCTCGTGACCGCCGCCAGGCCGGACGATATTTTCCCGGCCATCGCCGCGGCGGTCGGCTTGAAGCTTGATCCTTCGTCGTTACCCCTGAAACAACTGGGCGACCATCTGAAATCGCGCGAGATGTTGCTGGTTCTGGATAATTTCGAGCACCTGACCAGCGGCGCAAGCCGGCTGCTCGAGTTGCTGGCCGCCGCGCCGCGCCTCGTGCTGCTGGTCACCTCTCGCGAGCGGCTAAACCTGTCCATCGAATGGCTCCATGAGTTGCAGGGACTGGATTTCCCGGCCGAGAATTCCATTGCGCCCTTGACTGAATTCACCGCCCTCCAGCTATTTGCGCGACGGGTCAGGCAGGAGCGCCGCGACTTTGCCCTGGTGTCGGCCGAGGCGCTGGCCGCGGCCGACATCTGCCGCCTGGTGCAGGGCATGCCGCTGGCCATCGAACTGGCCGCCGCCGCCGCCGGCGTTCGGTCAACGGCCGAAATCGCCCGACAATTGCACGCCGGGCTGGATGCTCCGGCGGTCGAATGGGCCGATCTGCCGCCGCGCCACCGCTCCTTCCAGGCGCTCATCGACTGGAGCTACGACCTGTTATCGCCGGTTGAGCAACGGCTGCTGCGACGCTTGGCGGTCTTCGCCGGTGGCTTCACGCTGGAGGCGGCCGAAGCGATCTGTGACCTTGAGGGGGAAGGCAACACGCCGGCAGCACTGACCCAGTTGGTGCACAAATCGCTGGTCGTGGCCGAGCGCGCGCCGGGACAAGAAGCCCGCTACGACCTGCACGGGCTGATCCGGCAATATGGGTTGGCAAAACTGGTCGAGGAAGGCGCGGCGGCGCGGATGCGGCGGCGGCATGGGGCATTTTTCTGTCGCCTGGGGGAGGAAGCTGAACCCCGGCTTTTCGGCGGCGAACAGATGGCCTGGCTCGACCGCCTGGACACGGAGTACGATAACCTGCGGGCCACCCTGGACTGGTCACTGACCGACCGAACGGCCGACGTGGCGATTGGCTTGCGACTGGCGGCGGCCCTGACCTACTATTGGGAAATTCGCGGTCTGGGACTGGAAGGGGGGCGCCGGCTGGAATCCGCGCTGGCGAGGATAGAGGATGCCGCCGTGCCCCTCCAGGCCCTGGTTTACCTGCGCGCCGGTAATTTTTGGATTGGCTGGGAAAATGAGAAGGTTGCGCTTTGCGCGCGGAAAAGCCTGGCCCTTTTCCGGCAACTGGGGGACGAAAAGGGTATCGCCTGGGCGATTCGGTTACAGGCGAACCTGATCTATGATGGGCGAGATTTCGATCAAGCTTTTCCCATCTTTGAAGAGAGCCAGAAGCTGGCCGGGGCGTTGGCTGATCGAGCGCTGATCACCTGGAATTACCACCATATGGGCTGGATCGCGTTGGCGAGAGCCGACAACTTGGCGGCGGTGAATCTGGGTGATCGAGGCTTGGCCGTGGCCCAGGAAACGGGCGACGGACGAGCGCAAGCCAGTTTATTATTCCTGTTGGGGGAATGGGCCAACCGGCAGGGTGAATTTGCGCGGGCCGAAGCGCTCTACGCGCAGGCTTTGGCCATCGCTCGAAACTTGAAGGACAGCCTAATCGCTGCTCGATTGCTCAATCAAATGGGCGAAGCGGCGCGTCGGCAAAAAAAGTATATCCAGGCGGAAGTCTGCTACCTGGAATGTCTGGCGATTCTGCGGGACACCCATGGTTGGGATACTTTAGCGGTTCCCCTCACCAATCTGGGGCACGTCGCCGTTCGCTGGGGGGATGCGGGACGCGCGGCGAGTTACTTTCGGGAAAGCATCGACAGCGATAGAGAGGTTTCTACCTGGAATATATGGGGGATGGGATTGGTGGCCGCCGCCCAGGGGAGACCCACACAGGCCGCCCAACTATACGCGGTCGTCGACAAGCTGGTGGCGGCCGACATTAAAAACATCATCTACCAGGAAGATCGGGCGGAGTTCCGGCAGGATGTGGACGCCGTGCGCGCGCAATTGGGCGAGGCGCGTTTCGCCGCCGCCTGGGCTGAAGGCCGGCTCATGTCGCCGGAGGAAGCCATCGCCTACGCTGTGGAAGAATAG
- a CDS encoding VOC family protein: protein MNPLRIDNIHHITLTVSDLARSADFYMRHLGFQPLVDLGSRRLFTNGHFILGVTLPSDPDAPTPDDDHFSENRIGLDHVSFNVSSRAELEAAAASFDAHGITHGEIRDLGSSFGVYVMSVRDPDNIQLELTAPHAP, encoded by the coding sequence ATGAACCCGCTCAGGATCGACAACATCCATCACATCACGCTCACGGTTTCGGATCTGGCCCGGAGCGCCGACTTCTACATGCGACACCTCGGCTTCCAACCGCTGGTCGATCTGGGGTCGCGCCGGTTGTTCACCAACGGCCACTTCATCCTGGGCGTGACGCTGCCGTCCGACCCGGACGCGCCCACCCCCGATGACGACCACTTTAGCGAGAACCGCATCGGGTTGGATCATGTCAGCTTCAATGTGAGTAGTCGGGCGGAACTGGAGGCCGCCGCGGCCTCCTTTGACGCGCATGGCATCACCCACGGCGAGATCAGAGACCTGGGCAGCAGCTTCGGCGTCTACGTCATGTCCGTGCGGGACCCGGACAATATCCAATTGGAACTGACCGCGCCGCATGCGCCGTAG
- a CDS encoding SRPBCC family protein, whose protein sequence is MAAAGGERRLVLTRIFQAPLAAVWRAWTEAEQIKQWWGPAHFTAPVVEIDFREGGKYLYAMRDPEGNDYWSTGEFIEIAPQERIVYTDSFADAQGNVIPAAMFGMGDDYPDVTTATLTFEDIGEGRTRLTLVGQAPAGEMAEMARAGWSTSLDKLAQVVAR, encoded by the coding sequence GTGGCCGCGGCCGGCGGCGAGCGGCGGTTGGTGCTGACACGCATCTTCCAGGCCCCATTAGCCGCGGTCTGGCGGGCCTGGACCGAGGCGGAGCAGATCAAGCAGTGGTGGGGGCCGGCGCATTTCACCGCGCCGGTGGTGGAAATCGACTTCCGCGAGGGCGGCAAGTACCTCTACGCCATGCGCGACCCGGAAGGCAACGATTACTGGTCGACCGGCGAGTTCATCGAGATCGCGCCGCAGGAGCGCATCGTCTATACCGACAGCTTTGCCGATGCCCAGGGCAACGTCATCCCGGCGGCGATGTTCGGCATGGGCGATGATTACCCGGACGTGACGACGGCGACGCTGACGTTCGAGGACATCGGCGAAGGGCGCACACGGCTGACGCTGGTGGGCCAGGCCCCGGCCGGGGAAATGGCCGAGATGGCGCGGGCCGGTTGGAGCACCTCGCTGGACAAGCTGGCGCAGGTCGTGGCGCGGTAA